A region of Cucumis melo cultivar AY chromosome 2, USDA_Cmelo_AY_1.0, whole genome shotgun sequence DNA encodes the following proteins:
- the LOC103502404 gene encoding peroxisomal membrane protein PEX14, whose product MAATQSAPPSSNDDNSHNSAPAPAPARATIEDHGDAKVEVEKQTSPPSVFVNSEPMREDQVQNAVKFLQHPRVRGSPVVYRRSFLERKGLTKEEIDEAFRRVPDPPSNAQTTTATASQDGQVNTVQPQPSTKSLQPVAAVTPAGGESRVGTIARSRFHWSHAILAIGILAVSGAGTVVVIKNSIIPRLKSWVRKVVLEDDDIEKKIDSKPSAAEEAAAAAKAAAAAASDVAKASQEMMFSKNEEKKKFEDCVDLLAAQLGQMKLMLNAIQKLEATTYGRTTTVDQEDYRITPMSSKQPYSNGKVDPSLQPATFATPVEPSVAPHPKSYTEIMAMIQRGEKPSNIRDIDDSPPNPNQPPSNPRLAPRAKPWEVGTQNNPGFFPQSQEDASLNSLVQNNGVTYENDNASVPWWQKRNINTTEIDNNELKVGSSNGLSAEKPVQRAWVPPQPPPVALPEAAEAIRRPKPTIQKEQFTDEQLATQPKVTDELQKATKISEAGGAVDYENLGLSSSEIQVEDNGTGGQ is encoded by the exons ATGGCGGCAACTCAATCTGCTCCTCCTTCTTCCAATGACGACAATTCACACAATTCTG CTCCAGCTCCAGCTCCTGCACGAGCTACGATTGAGGATCATGGAGATGCGAAGGTGGAGGTTGAGAAGCAAACCTCTCCGCCATCGGTGTTTGTAAATTCTGAACCTATGAGAGAGGATCAAGTGCAAAATGCTGTgaaatttcttcaacatcctaGAGTAAGAGGCTCTCCTGTTGTGTATAGACGATCGTTTTTAGAAAGAAAGGGTCTTACGAAGGAAGAGATTGATGAGGCATTCAGGCGTGTGCCC GACCCTCCTTCCAATGCTCAGACTACTACTGCGACTGCGAGTCAAG ATGGACAAGTGAACACAGTTCAGCCACAGCCCTCTACGAAATCTCTTCAACCAGTTGCTGCGGTCACTCCTGCTGGTGGTGAATCTCGTGTGGGTACTATCGCACGGTCAAGATTCCATTGGTCACACGCCATCCTTGCAATAGGAATATTGGCTGTTTCAGGGGCTGGAACAGTTGTAGTAATCAAG AATTCTATTATTCCTAGGTTAAAGTCTTGGGTGCGTAAAGTTGTATTAGAAGACGATGACATTGAGAAGAAAATTGATTCAAAACCAAGTGCAGCTGAGGAAGCAGCTGCTGCTGCCaaagcagcagcagcagcagcatcTGATGTAGCAAAGGCGAGTCAAGAGATGATGTTTTCAAAAAATGAAG agaaaaaaaagtttgagGACTGTGTTGACTTGTTGGCTGCTCAGCTTGGGCAGATGAAGTTGATGCTCAATGCCATTCAGAAATTGGAAG CAACCACGTACGGAAGAACAACTACTGTTGATCAAGAAGATTATCGAATAACTCCTATGAGTTCAAAG CAACCATATTCCAATGGCAAGGTGGACCCTAGCTTGCAGCCAG CTACATTTGCCACACCTGTTGAACCCTCAGTTGCACCACATCCCAAGTCTTACACGGAG ATCATGGCCATGATCCAGAGAGGAGAAAAGCCATCTAATATTAGA GACATAGATGATTCACctcccaacccgaatcagccaCCATCAAATCCTCGCCTAGCTCCTAGAGCCAAG CCTTGGGAGGTTGGTACGCAAAACAATCCTGGCTTTTTCCCTCAGTCTCAAGAAGATGCCAGTTTGAATTCCTTGGTACAAAACAATGGTGTGACTTACGAAAACGATAACGCTTCAGTGCCTTGGTGGCAGAAAAGAAATATTAATACTACAGAGATTGATAATAATGAGTTGAAAGTAGGCTCTTCCAATGGTCTCTCTGCTGAGAAACCCGTTCAACGTGCTTGGGTTCCTCCTCAACCGCCTCCTGTTGCATTGCCAGAAGCAGCTGAAGCCATCCGAAGGCCAAAACCAACTATTCAGAAAGAGCAGTTTACTGATGAACAGTTAGCAACACAACCAAAAGTAACCGATGAGTTGCAGAAGGCCACAAAAATTTCTGAAGCTGGGGGAGCAGTCGATTATGAGAACTTGGGATTGAGCTCTAGTGAGATACAAGTGGAAGATAATGGTACCGGAGGACAATGA
- the LOC103502401 gene encoding serine/threonine protein phosphatase 2A 55 kDa regulatory subunit B beta isoform-like isoform X1: MTVGNDSLCAPLQWKFSQVFGERVAGEDIQDVDIISAIGFDKTGDNLAIGDRGGRVIIFERKDEKDTFKNYPTRSKLEQLNLTPACHPEYQYKTEFQSHEPEFDYLKSLEIEEKINKIKWCVSPNGSRFILSTNDKTIKLWKVKEHKVKTVKEMNPNRFVSSENALLAEISFTSEQDKKSLSNGCHGNLSENMEMSKVASKDIHDMIADQDNTSRRRCRKVYAHAHDYNINSISNNSDGETFISADDLRINLWNFEISDQCFNIIDMKPSNMEDLTEIITSAEFHPLHCNLLAYSSSRGFIRLVDMRQSALCDHSAILLRIEELNRPKSFFTEIISSISDINFSSDGRFIISRDYMNLKLWDIHKCSSPVAVFKIHEHLRPRLCELYDNDSIFDRFECCLSADGLHFATGSYSNHLRMFSYGSGSSEGITTEVGKIPDRRPHLQITRQATTRRARRSSLSNLTRDFFRQGSEHSSSDGTETSVDLNSKLLHLAWHPLENLIACAAGSGLYIYYA; the protein is encoded by the exons ATGACTGTAGGCAACGATTCCTTATGCGCTCCTCTTCAATGGAAGTTCTCTCAGGTCTTCGGTGAACGAGTTGCCGGAGAGGATATTCAGGATG TTGATATCATATCGGCTATTGGATTCGATAAGACTGGTGACAACCTTGCGATTGGGGATCGAGGTGGTCGTGTTATTATATTTGAGAGAAAGGATGAGAAGGAT ACTTTCAAAAACTACCCTACACGGAGTAAGCTGGAGCAGTTGAATCTTACTCCCGCATGTCATCCTGAATACCAATACAAGACTGAATTTCAGAGTCACGAACCTGAG TTTGATTACTTGAAGAGTTTGGAGATTGAAGAgaagattaataaaataaagtggTGTGTATCTCCGAATGGATCTCGCTTCATCCTTTCAACAAACGACAAGACTATTAAATTATGGAAG GTCAAGGAGCATAAGGTGAAAACTGTTAAAGAGATGAACCCCAATCGATTTGTGAGTTCAGAGAATGCACTTTTGGCAGAAATCAGTTTCACTAGTGAACAAGACAAAAAATCTCTTTCCAATGGTTGCCATGGGAATTTGTCAGAGAATATGGAAATGAGCAAGGTAGCCAGTAAAGACATTCATGACATG ATTGCTGATCAAGACAACACTTCTCGAAGAAGATGCCGAAAGGTGTATGCTCATGCTCACGATTATAATATTAATTCCATTTCTAACAATAG TGATGGTGAGACATTTATCTCTGCAGACGACTTGCGAATAAACTTATGGAACTTTGAGATTAGTGATCAGTGTTTCAATATCATTGACATGAAGCCTTCAAACATGGAAGATCTTACAG AGATCATAACGTCGGCTGAATTCCATCCTCTGCACTGTAATCTTCTTGCATACAGCAGCTCGAGGGGTTTTATACGTCTAGTGGACATGCGCCAGTCTGCATTATGTGATCATAGTGCTATTCT CTTACGAATTGAAGAATTGAATCGACCAAAATCATTTTTTACGGAGATCATTTCATCCATATCAGATATAAATTTTTCAAGTGATGGACGGTTTATCATTAGCCGGGATTACATGAATTTAAAG CTTTGGGATATCCACAAGTGTTCGTCCCCGGTTGCAGTTTTCAAGATCCATGAGCACCTGCGACCTAGG TTGTGTGAGCTGTATGATAACGATTCCATATTTGATAGATTTGAATGCTGCCTCAGTGCAGACGGGCTTCACTTTGCAACTGGATCTTATAG CAACCACTTACGGATGTTCTCTTATGGCTCTGGGAGTTCGGAAGGGATCACTACAGAAGTGGGAAAGATTCCTGATAG GAGACCACACCTCCAGATCACTCGACAGGCCACCACTCGACGGGCGAGAAGGTCGTCCTTAAGCAATTTGACGCGTGATTTCTTTCGGCAGG GTAGTGAACATTCAAGCTCTGACGGTACTGAAACTTCTGTTGACTTGAACTCCAAGTTACTACATTTGGCGTGGCACCCATTGGAAAATTTAATCGCTTGTGCTGCTGGAAGTGGGCTGTACATCTATTATGCATAA
- the LOC103502408 gene encoding homeobox protein knotted-1-like 2, giving the protein MAYTHSSAPYSLPLSTSTSLNNSSIFLSPPSTMAGLYGLHPLAANSYHSSSTTTLETLPVPTHSADYSHPLPDFEAEHSRPFSSVASKTAIMAETKTACAIPEEESAGVIRAKIASHPLYPKLVDAFLNCQKVGAPPEVAKILDQCNRGNNIIGKENPCVSTCLGTDPELDEFMRIICGLLAKYELDLCQPLEEASSFLENMEMQLNLLCEGTTRGYVSSDEAATEEYISAAGEVAGNKDRKLKERLLRKYGGHGHISSLKQEFSKTKKKENLPKEAKRTLLNWWNIHSQWPYPTDTDKAELAESTGLTRKQLDNWFINHRKRHWKLPSESMLCLYGSLRTDE; this is encoded by the exons ATGGCTTACACTCACAGTTCCGCACCTTACTCCCTACCTCTCTCTACCTCTACGTCCCTAAAcaattcttccatttttctctctCCGCCGTCCACCATGGCGGGTCTTTACGGACTCCATCCCCTCGCCGCTAACTCTTATCACTCATCATCAACGACGACGTTGGAGACTCTTCCCGTTCCGACGCATTCTGCGGATTATTCTCACCCTCTTCCGGATTTTGAAGCCGAACATTCCAGGCCGTTTTCGTCCGTGGCCTCCAAAACTGCTATTATGGCGGAGACGAAAACAGCTTGTGCTATTCCCGAGGAGGAGTCCGCCGGTGTAATTAGAGCGAAAATTGCTTCTCATCCTCTTTACCCTAAGCTCGTCGATGCGTTTTTGAACTGCCAAAAG GTCGGCGCGCCGCCGGAAGTTGCTAAAATTCTAGACCAATGCAACCGTGGAAATAACATCATCGGCAAAGAAAATCCCTGCGTTTCAACTTGCTTGGGTACTGATCCCGAACTCGACGAATTCATG AGAATAATCTGCGGGCTATTAGCCAAATACGAGCTGGATCTGTGTCAGCCCTTGGAGGAAGCATCTTCCTTCCTCGAGAACATGGAAATGCAGTTAAATTTGCTCTGCGAGGGCACCACCAGAGGCTACGTTTCCTCCG ATGAAGCTGCCACGGAAGAGTATATAAGCGCCGCCGGAGAAGTAGCAGGAAATAAAGATCGTAAGCTGAAGGAACGACTTCTACGCAAGTATGGCGGTCATGGTCATATTAGTAGCTTAAAGCAGGAATtctcaaaaactaaaaagaaggaaaatctACCAAAAGAAGCCAAACGGACTCTGCTTAACTGGTGGAACATTCATTCCCAATGGCCTTACCCCACC GACACAGACAAAGCGGAGTTAGCCGAGTCGACAGGCTTAACCCGAAAACAACTAGATAACTGGTTCATAAATCACAGGAAACGGCATTGGAAATTACCATCGGAAAGTATGCTTTGTCTTTACGGTTCCCTTAGAACGGATGAATGA
- the LOC103502403 gene encoding uncharacterized protein LOC103502403, with amino-acid sequence MVEKPSSSSSTLVDQPVVPGDVVLDLSNMTNETIKLGGGLRQDQDAISVSKVGKLRFSKPNKYWVESSQKRYVPCAEDCVLGIVLDSRADNFLVDIKGPSLAFLPVLAFEGGTRRNIPKFEMGALLYVRVVKVNPGMNPELACTDASGKAAGFGLLKDGFMFECSTGLSRMLLSSPPCPVLESLGKKLSFETAIGLNGRVWVNADSPSTIIVVSNAILNSETLSGVQQRIMVDKLLANLKLSS; translated from the exons ATGGTTGAAAAGCCCTCTAGTTCGTCATCTACTCTCGTTGATCAGCCAGTT GTTCCAGGAGATGTGGTTCTTGACCTCTCAAACATGACCAACGAGACCATCAAGCTTGGAGGCGGTCTTCGACAG GACCAAGATGCTATTTCTGTCTCCAAAGTTGGAAAACTTAGGTTCTCGAAACCAAACAAATATTGGGTTGAAAGCTCACAGAAAAGG TACGTGCCATGTGCGGAAGATTGTGTCCTTGGAATCGTGCTTGACTCTAGAGCCGAC AATTTTCTTGTTGACATAAAAGGTCCGTCATTAGCCTTTCTTCCCGTTCTTGCATTTGAAGGAGGAACAAGGCGAAACATACCAAAATTTGAG ATGGGTGCCCTGCTTTATGTGCGCGTAGTGAAGGTAAACCCTGGAATGAATCCTGAGTTGGCATGCACTGATG CAAGTGGGAAAGCAGCTGGATTTGGCCTCCTGAAAGATGGCTTCATGTTTGAGTGTTCAACTGGCTTATCAAGAAT GCTTCTAAGTTCTCCCCCATGTCCAGTTCTTGAATCTCTTGGGAAGAAGCTTTCATTCGAGACAGCAATTGGTTTAAATGGCCGCGTTTGG GTCAATGCTGATTCTCCGTCTACAATCATTGTTGTTTCAAATGCAATATTGAACTCCGAAACTCTGTCTGGTGTTCAACAGAGAATCATGGTGGACAAACTCCTTGCCAATTTAAAGCTGTCAAGTTAA
- the LOC103502401 gene encoding serine/threonine protein phosphatase 2A 55 kDa regulatory subunit B beta isoform-like isoform X2, protein MTVGNDSLCAPLQWKFSQVFGERVAGEDIQDVDIISAIGFDKTGDNLAIGDRGGRVIIFERKDEKDTFKNYPTRSKLEQLNLTPACHPEYQYKTEFQSHEPEFDYLKSLEIEEKINKIKWCVSPNGSRFILSTNDKTIKLWKVKEHKVKTVKEMNPNRFVSSENALLAEISFTSEQDKKSLSNGCHGNLSENMEMSKVASKDIHDMIADQDNTSRRRCRKVYAHAHDYNINSISNNSDGETFISADDLRINLWNFEISDQCFNIIDMKPSNMEDLTEIITSAEFHPLHCNLLAYSSSRGFIRLVDMRQSALCDHSAILLRIEELNRPKSFFTEIISSISDINFSSDGRFIISRDYMNLKLWDIHKCSSPVAVFKIHEHLRPRTGFTLQLDLIATTYGCSLMALGVRKGSLQKWERFLIGDHTSRSLDRPPLDGREGRP, encoded by the exons ATGACTGTAGGCAACGATTCCTTATGCGCTCCTCTTCAATGGAAGTTCTCTCAGGTCTTCGGTGAACGAGTTGCCGGAGAGGATATTCAGGATG TTGATATCATATCGGCTATTGGATTCGATAAGACTGGTGACAACCTTGCGATTGGGGATCGAGGTGGTCGTGTTATTATATTTGAGAGAAAGGATGAGAAGGAT ACTTTCAAAAACTACCCTACACGGAGTAAGCTGGAGCAGTTGAATCTTACTCCCGCATGTCATCCTGAATACCAATACAAGACTGAATTTCAGAGTCACGAACCTGAG TTTGATTACTTGAAGAGTTTGGAGATTGAAGAgaagattaataaaataaagtggTGTGTATCTCCGAATGGATCTCGCTTCATCCTTTCAACAAACGACAAGACTATTAAATTATGGAAG GTCAAGGAGCATAAGGTGAAAACTGTTAAAGAGATGAACCCCAATCGATTTGTGAGTTCAGAGAATGCACTTTTGGCAGAAATCAGTTTCACTAGTGAACAAGACAAAAAATCTCTTTCCAATGGTTGCCATGGGAATTTGTCAGAGAATATGGAAATGAGCAAGGTAGCCAGTAAAGACATTCATGACATG ATTGCTGATCAAGACAACACTTCTCGAAGAAGATGCCGAAAGGTGTATGCTCATGCTCACGATTATAATATTAATTCCATTTCTAACAATAG TGATGGTGAGACATTTATCTCTGCAGACGACTTGCGAATAAACTTATGGAACTTTGAGATTAGTGATCAGTGTTTCAATATCATTGACATGAAGCCTTCAAACATGGAAGATCTTACAG AGATCATAACGTCGGCTGAATTCCATCCTCTGCACTGTAATCTTCTTGCATACAGCAGCTCGAGGGGTTTTATACGTCTAGTGGACATGCGCCAGTCTGCATTATGTGATCATAGTGCTATTCT CTTACGAATTGAAGAATTGAATCGACCAAAATCATTTTTTACGGAGATCATTTCATCCATATCAGATATAAATTTTTCAAGTGATGGACGGTTTATCATTAGCCGGGATTACATGAATTTAAAG CTTTGGGATATCCACAAGTGTTCGTCCCCGGTTGCAGTTTTCAAGATCCATGAGCACCTGCGACCTAGG ACGGGCTTCACTTTGCAACTGGATCTTATAG CAACCACTTACGGATGTTCTCTTATGGCTCTGGGAGTTCGGAAGGGATCACTACAGAAGTGGGAAAGATTCCTGATAG GAGACCACACCTCCAGATCACTCGACAGGCCACCACTCGACGGGCGAGAAGGTCGTCCTTAA